From one Gossypium hirsutum isolate 1008001.06 chromosome D08, Gossypium_hirsutum_v2.1, whole genome shotgun sequence genomic stretch:
- the LOC107931297 gene encoding primary amine oxidase produces the protein MESKPFFRFLFFFIAIAFLFAWTHLHYAPSPGVTTLLDCASNSPWCTSSKNRLQSKQPTLTKTPRASTSQRRHHESAVPRHPLDPLTVQEFNKVRKILSSHALFKSSNNYALHSVVLEEPNKELVLKWKKGQPLFPRIASVIARANGVSHVLTVNLETDEVTVLNTAPPTGYPTMTMEDMTSATWAPLSNAKFNRTIIERGVNLKDVACLPISLGWFGKKEENRRLIKVQCYSMEDTANFYMRPIEGLTVLLDMDTKEVVEVSDTGRSIPIPKATNTDYRFSEQKLQQDLNSINPISIEQPKGPSFVIEDEHLVKWANWEFHLKPDTRAGVMVSRAKVRDLESGVLRDVMYKGFTSELFVPYMDPTDAWYFKTYMDAGEYGFGLQAMPLDPLNDCPRNAYYMDGVFAAGDGVPYVRSNMVCVFERYTGDIGWRHAESPITGMEIKEVRPKVTLVVRMAASVANYDYIVDWEFQTDGLIRIKVGLSGILMVKGTAYENMNQVEGQENLFGTLLSENVIGVIHDHYITFYLDMDIDGSDNSFVNVNIKKQETSPGESPRKSYLKAVRNVAKTEKDAQIQLKLYDPSEFHVINPTKKTRVGNPVGYKVVPGGTAASLLDHEDPPQKRGAFTNNQIWVTPYNRSEQWAGGLFVYQSHGEDTLDVWSERDRPIENKDIVVWYTLGFHHIPCQEDFPIMPTVSSSFDLKPVNFFESNPILRAPPYFEKDLPVCRPAYSA, from the exons ATGGAATCAAAGCCATTCTTTCGTTTCCTCTTTTTCTTCATCGCCATAGCTTTCCTCTTCGCCTGGACTCACCTCCATTACGCGCCATCCCCTGGCGTCACCACCCTCCTCGACTGTGCCAGCAACTCTCCCTGGTGCACCTCCTCCAAGAACCGGCTTCAGTCCAAACAACCCACACTCACAAAAACCCCACGTGCCTCCACCTCCCAGCGTCGCCACCACGAGTCAGCTGTCCCTCGCCACCCACTCGACCCCCTCACCGTCCAAGAGTTCAACAAGGTCCGCAAAATCCTTTCTTCCCACGCGCTCTTCAAGTCCTCCAATAACTACGCGCTCCATTCCGTCGTCCTAGAAGAACCCAACAAAGAACTTGTCCTTAAATGGAAAAAAGGCCAACCACTCTTCCCAAGAATAGCCTCCGTCATCGCACGTGCCAACGGCGTCTCGCACGTGCTGACTGTCAACTTAGAAACCGACGAAGTCACCGTTCTAAACACGGCTCCTCCGACCGGTTACCCGACGATGACGATGGAAGACATGACCTCGGCTACGTGGGCTCCACTTTCGAACGCCAAGTTCAACCGTACGATCATCGAACGAGGCGTTAATCTTAAAGACGTGGCATGCCTGCCGATATCCTTAGGTTGGTTCGGGAAAAAGGAGGAGAACAGGAGGTTAATTAAGGTACAGTGCTACTCCATGGAAGACACTGCAAACTTTTACATGAGACCAATCGAGGGCTTAACTGTTTTACTCGATATGGACACAAAAGAAGTGGTGGAGGTATCGGATACGGGTCGGTCCATCCCCATACCCAAAGCCACCAACACTGATTATCGTTTCTCGGAGCAGAAGCTCCAGCAGGATCTCAACTCTATAAACCCCATATCCATTGAACAGCCAAAGGGTCCAAGTTTTGTTATAGAAGATGAACATTTGGTGAAATGGGCAAACTGGGAATTCCATTTGAAACCCGATACGAGAGCAGGTGTGATGGTTTCTCGGGCTAAGGTCCGGGACCTTGAGAGTGGGGTGTTGAGGGATGTGATGTACAAAGGCTTTACTTCAGAATTGTTTGTTCCATACATGGACCCCACTGATGCATGGTATTTTAAGACTTACATGGATGCGGGCGAATACGGGTTCGGGTTGCAAGCTATGCCACTTGACCCGCTTAATGATTGTCCAAGAAATGCATATTATATGGATGGGGTGTTCGCCGCCGGTGATGGTGTACCCTATGTCCGATCAAACATGGTCTGCGTGTTTGAGAGGTACACAGGTGATATAGGGTGGCGGCATGCAGAGAGTCCAATTACGGGTATGGAG ATTAAGGAAGTAAGGCCAAAGGTGACATTAGTGGTTCGAATGGCTGCATCAGTGGCTAACTATGATTATATTGTTGATTGGGAGTTCCAAACAGATGGACTTATCAGGATTAAG GTTGGACTTAGCGGCATTTTGATGGTGAAAGGGACTGCATATGAGAACATGAATCAAGTGGAAGGGCAAGAAAATCTGTTCGGTACCCTTCTGTCTGAAAACGTCATTGGCGTCATCCATGACCATTACATCACATTCTACTTGGATATGGACATAGACGGCTCTGATAACTCCTTTGTTAACGTAAATATCAAAAAGCAAGAAACTTCTCCAGGAGAGTCACCAAGGAAAAGCTATCTAAAAGCTGTTAGAAATGTGGCTAAAACAGAGAAAGATGCTCAAATTCAACTTAAACTCTATGACCCATCGGAGTTCCATGTTATCAATCCAACTAAAAAGACAAGGGTTGGGAACCCTGTCGGGTACAAGGTTGTTCCTGGTGGCACAGCAGCTAGTTTGCTGGATCATGAGGATCCACCACAGAAAAGAGGTGCATTCACAAATAACCAAATATGGGTCACTCCATATAACAGAAGTGAGCAATGGGCTGGTGGATTATTTGTTTACCAGAGCCACGGTGAAGACACACTTGATGTTTGGTCTGAAAG GGATCGACCAATCGAGAACAAGGACATTGTGGTTTGGTATACATTAGGGTTCCATCACATACCATGCCAGGAGGATTTTCCTATAATGCCAACAGTGTCATCAAGCTTTGATTTGAAGCCAGTTAATTTCTTCGAGAGCAACCCGATTCTTAGGGCCCCACCCTATTTTGAAAAGGATTTACCAGTTTGCAGGCCTGCTTATTCAGCATGA